The following are encoded together in the Primulina tabacum isolate GXHZ01 chromosome 18, ASM2559414v2, whole genome shotgun sequence genome:
- the LOC142533323 gene encoding alcohol dehydrogenase-like 7: MESITNARLGENAGKPIRCRGALARKPGEPLVIEEVVVAPPKFGEVRIKIICTSLCFSDVTFWKLEDHPACYPRILGHEAIGVVESVGEGVNGFVEGDMVIPIFISECAECADCKSNKSNLCSTYPFKVSPWMHDGSSRFTDLNGETLYHFLFVSSFIEYTVVHVTNITKVDPTVPPDRACLLSCGVSTGIGAAWRSANVEAGSTVAIFGLGSIGLAVAEGSRLCGARRIIGIDVNPKKFEIAKSFGVTDFVDSSIGGDKPVSQIVNEMTGGGADYCFECVGKASLVEEAFACCRMGWGKTIVVGVDKPGARISFSSNEVLVLGKTVQGSLFGGLKPKSDIPILIKRYMDKELELDKFVTHEVSFEDINKAFDLLIKGKSLRCVIWMDK, from the exons ATGGAAAGCATCACCAATGCTCGGTTGGGTGAAAATGCCGGGAAACCCATCAGATGCAGAG GGGCGCTGGCCAGGAAGCCAGGGGAGCCTCTGGTGATAGAGGAAGTGGTCGTGGCTCCTCCAAAATTTGGAGAAGTTCGAATTAAAATCATCTGCACTTCTCTCTGTTTCAGCGACGTCACTTTCTGGAAATTGGAA GATCATCCTGCTTGTTATCCAAGAATACTGGGACATGAAGCTATTGG TGTAGTTGAGAGTGTGGGCGAGGGAGTGAATGGCTTTGTTGAAGGTGATATGGTCATCCCGATATTTATATCAGAATGTGCTGAATGTGCGGATTGCAAATCAAATAAGAGTAATCTTTGTTCTACGTATCCCTTCAAGGTCTCTCCATGGATGCACGACGGTTCTAGCAGATTTACTGATCTTAATGGAGAAACATTATATCATTTCTTATTTGTGTCTAGTTTTATCGAGTACACAGTTGTGCATGTTACTAATATCACTAAAGTCGATCCGACAGTTCCTCCAGACCGGGCTTGCCTTCTTAGTTGTGGCGTGTCAACAG GTATAGGAGCTGCCTGGAGATCAGCAAATGTTGAAGCAGGATCAACAGTTGCCATCTTTGGACTGGGATCAATAGGATTAGCC GTTGCTGAGGGATCGAGATTATGTGGCGCGAGGAGAATAATAGGCATAGATGTGAACcccaaaaaatttgaaatag CTAAATCATTTGGTGTGACTGATTTTGTCGACTCAAGTATTGGCGGTGACAAGCCTGTAAGCCAG ATAGTTAACGAGATGACTGGTGGAGGAGCGGACTACTGCTTCGAATGTGTTGGGAAGGCATCCTTGGTTGAGGAAGCCTTTGCTTGTTGCCGAATG gGATGGGGGAAGACAATTGTTGTCGGAGTCGACAAACCAGGTGCACGAATATCGTTCAGCTCAAATGAAGTCCTCGTTCTTGGAAAAACAGTACAGGGATCCTTATTTGGAGGCCTCAAACCGAAATCCGACATCCCAATTCTCATCAAACGTTACATGGACAAG GAATTGGAACTCGACAAGTTCGTGACTCATGAGGTTAGTTTTGAAGACATCAACAAAGCTTTTGATCTACTTATAAAAGGGAAGAGCCTCAGATGTGTGATTTGGA